Proteins found in one Kluyveromyces marxianus DMKU3-1042 DNA, complete genome, chromosome 2 genomic segment:
- the YTH1 gene encoding cleavage polyadenylation factor RNA-binding subunit YTH1 encodes MSLIHEDTSKYEFKFEPFLRKEYSFSLDPDRPVCQFYNSREGIKSCPNGALCPHKHVLPIFQNKIVCKHWLRGLCKKNDQCEYLHEYNLRKMPECVFFTKNGYCTQSPECQYLHVDHKSQVEECQDYNMGFCPLGPQCTKKHIKKVYCPRYMVGFCPLGADCDWSHPKFTVPSEHSKLRIKKDEHINTRKLDEERERRLNAIINGDVTVM; translated from the coding sequence ATGAGTCTCATACACGAAGATACCTCCAAGTACGAATTCAAGTTCGAGCCGTTTCTACGGAAGGAATACTCGTTCTCGCTCGACCCCGATAGACCGGTATGCCAGTTCTACAACTCCCGAGAGGGCATCAAGTCGTGCCCGAACGGCGCCCTCTGTCCGCACAAACACGTCCTGCCCATTTTCCAGAACAAAATCGTGTGCAAGCACTGGCTCAGGGGCCTCTGCAAGAAGAACGACCAGTGCGAGTACTTGCACGAGTACAATTTGCGGAAGATGCCCGAGTGCGTCTTCTTCACAAAGAACGGCTACTGCACGCAATCGCCCGAGTGCCAGTACCTCCACGTCGACCACAAGTCCCAGGTGGAGGAGTGCCAGGACTACAACATGGGTTTCTGTCCGCTGGGCCCGCAGTGCACCAAGAAACACATCAAGAAGGTCTACTGTCCTCGATACATGGTAGGGTTCTGCCCTCTGGGCGCGGACTGCGACTGGTCGCACCCCAAGTTCACGGTGCCGTCCGAGCATAGCAAGTTGCGCATCAAGAAGGACGAGCACATCAACACCCGGAAGCTCGACGAGGAGCGCGAGAGACGTTTGAACGCCATCATCAACGGAGACGTGACCGTCATGTGA
- the MDM10 gene encoding Mdm10p, whose translation MYVKRFSRNYQLMLKCLSAKTGPSILTMYLQKNTGANCQELILSTNEALLGYRFVHNFVSAGSKSNLSLYNNSSLSIGSELWCALLNLSPGCSTTLRYCSHATNTGKPLIFTLSLNPLYGHVSSTYSIKTHENLTFSTKYDFNIYSIQSNLTLGMELWKYRFGQRGKNVQQQEQDQLGSEQALASESIDDWSQITTHDKTPMYYHLLSQTEKSSHSSQKLLQDLNLTFQSSLQKIDKEREVIESFNDRYNEADFTQVFKASTSLRDRSLRFLWEGKIKGFLISAGVELTQPPEIAINGLDSLEHQNWTLISPSKFGIQLQYSA comes from the coding sequence ATGTACGTGAAAAGgttttcaagaaattatCAACTCATGCTGAAATGTCTAAGCGCAAAGACGGGGCCTAGTATCCTGACAATGTATTTGCAAAAGAATACGGGAGCAAACTGTCAAGAACTTATATTGTCCACTAACGAAGCGTTACTGGGGTACAGATTTGTCCACAACTTTGTTTCTGCGGGGTCAAAATCAAATTTATCTCTTTATAATAATTCAAGTCTTTCTATCGGATCAGAATTGTGGTGTGCTTTGCTGAATTTAAGCCCTGGATGCTCTACAACTTTAAGGTACTGCTCTCATGCTACAAACACAGGGAAACCCTTAATATTCACTTTATCCCTCAACCCGTTGTACGGGCATGTTTCTTCTACCTATTCCATTAAAACCCATGAAAATTTGACCTTCTCTACCAAGTATGATTTCAATATTTACTCCATTCAATCTAATCTAACCCTAGGTATGGAGCTTTGGAAATATAGATTCGGCCAGAGGGGAAAAAATGTACAACAGCAGGAACAAGATCAATTGGGATCAGAACAGGCTCTAGCTTCGGAAAGCATAGATGACTGGTCCCAGATAACAACACACGACAAAACCCCGATGTACTACCATCTCTTGAGCCAAACAGAAAAATCATCTCATTCATCACAAAAACTCCTACAAGACCTAAACCTGActtttcaatcttcttTACAAAAAATTGACAAAGAACGCGAAGTCATCGAAAGCTTTAATGACAGGTATAATGAAGCTGACTTTACCCAAGTCTTCAAAGCGAGTACGTCGCTGCGTGATAGAAGCTTGCGCTTTCTTTGGGAAGGAAAAATCAAGGgctttttaatttctgCAGGTGTAGAACTTACTCAACCGCCAGAAATTGCGATCAATGGACTAGATTCCTTGGAACATCAGAATTGGACGTTAATCAGCCCCTCAAAGTTTGGTATTCAACTCCAATACTCTGCCTAG
- the SWC3 gene encoding Swc3p: protein MSKKRSRRQAKENLNNDYELDTYGLADGDDKSRPYYMVEDLPSSIEVPRYDTLNYPLSVKDSAVLYTSLLSSRRTWVKGEMFQLYWAKQYMNIKEREELKKEGIDPDSIDQSAARERMNKLCDCMMQGGPHQFPIRLFILKNDEVEKAWVEAKEAKKRDREVRKKQQEEEKRLKKERKLLRKKLKQEALEREKEKNKNKEKVKKPRKPYKKSAKRLEAEKNAKKNESAKQTPITTPKPTKPSTTSAEGSAAKKKKMKAVVRPKPYEEQVMILNLNKMARNDKQLNDLMIKVAGGHASLAEITLFKKYIEKAKAMPPPSGTWKPMLEEVDVTDDEDSDEEQKKDTGDPEKCDTVEEQTTESKEEQKIEKSEEQITTSKEEQKIENPEEQKNESKAEQKIENSEEQTTESKEEQKVDKIEEQKPYEDTKSKDANDGEPEVSQEKQQDSSNSENNQSRDVPSTGEERVSDDKEIEKESRSPSLSSNQEDSAKTVSSTENDNKSTKSDSDSDSDSDSSSDSDSSSDNDEKEDDEKASHESKMEGVQENKVNNEQNEGNKTVSSETSNNSSQTSKPEGETDAPRPKRKYRKRTKVKTEEEEEEEKAMQLTTFQQKYSNGADIVFEYVENANVRFLLPKYSILEQLEDEESYLLSFIVIHNRREVSLFKTRKLKELNKKKSGEDIIKPEDYNPFDDARCPDPLFSPITLKLTGIPKKFSNIILNSFHPQEKVQQYMKSILDRGSRLSGYNLWYQLDAYDDKDLAESLRVNLRDYEQNFKSKRQKKQIL, encoded by the coding sequence ATGTCCAAGAAACGTAGCAGAAGACAAGCAAAGGAGAACTTGAATAACGATTATGAACTGGATACATATGGGCTAGCAGATGGAGATGACAAGTCACGGCCTTATTACATGGTGGAAGACTTGCCAAGTTCTATAGAGGTTCCACGATATGATACGTTGAATTACCCATTATCAGTAAAAGATTCTGCTGTACTTTATACGTCTTTGCTCAGCAGCAGGAGAACATGGGTGAAGGGAGAAATGTTTCAACTTTACTGGGCAAAACAATATATGAATATAAAGGAACGGGAAGAGTTGAAAAAGGAAGGGATCGATCCTGATTCTATTGATCAATCTGCTGCTAGAGAGAGAATGAACAAGCTATGTGATTGTATGATGCAGGGCGGTCCTCACCAGTTTCCTATTCGACTCTTCATCTTAAAAAATGATGAGGTAGAAAAGGCGTGGGTCGAGGCCAAGGAGGCTAAGAAGAGGGATAGAGAAGTGcgaaagaaacaacaagaagaggaaaagagaCTTAAGAAAGAACGTAAACTCCTTAGGAAAAAACTGAAACAAGAAGCTCTGGAAAgggaaaaggaaaagaataagaataaagaaaaagttaaaaagcCCAGGAAACCATACAAGAAGAGCGCTAAGAGATTAGAGGCAGAGAAAAAtgcgaagaagaacgaaTCCGCTAAACAAACCCCAATAACTACCCCAAAACCAACGAAACCAAGTACCACATCTGCAGAAGGATCGGCtgctaaaaaaaaaaaaatgaaagcgGTGGTGAGACCTAAACCTTACGAGGAGCAAGTAATGATTTTAAATTTGAATAAGATGGCACGAAATGATAAACAATTGAACGATTTGATGATAAAGGTTGCAGGAGGCCATGCAAGTCTGGCGGAAATAACATTATTCAAGAAgtatattgaaaaagcCAAAGCGATGCCTCCGCCTAGCGGTACTTGGAAACCAATGCTGGAAGAAGTAGATGTAACCGATGATGAAGActctgatgaagaacagAAAAAAGACACCGGAGATCCAGAGAAATGTGATACTGTTGAGGAACAGACAACTGAAAGCAAggaggaacaaaagattgaaaagtcAGAGGAGCAGATAACTACAAGCAAggaggaacaaaagattgaaaacCCAGAGGAGcagaaaaatgaaagcaAAGCGGaacaaaagattgaaaactCAGAGGAGCAGACAACTGAAAGCAAGGAGGAACAAAAAGTTgataaaatagaagaacaaaaacctTATGAAGATACGAAGAGTAAAGATGCTAATGATGGGGAACCAGAAGTTTCTCAGGAAAAACAACAGGATTCTTCTAACAGTGAAAACAACCAATCGAGAGATGTTCCAAGTACCGGTGAGGAAAGGGTGTCTGATGACAAAGAGATTGAGAAGGAGAGTCGTTCACCCTCCTTAAGCAGTAACCAAGAAGACAGTGCCAAAACAGTAAGCTCTACTGAGAATGATAATAAATCTACTAAAAGTGATAGTGATAGTGATAGTGACAGTGATAGTAGTAGCGACAGCGACAGTAGTAGcgataatgatgaaaaagagGATGACGAAAAAGCTTCCCATGAAAGCAAAATGGAAGGTGTCCAGGAGAATAAAGTTAACAATGAGCAGAATGAAGGTAATAAAACTGTATCTTCTGAAACTAGTAACAATTCATCGCAAACATCCAAACCGGAGGGTGAAACCGATGCACCACGACCAAAACGCAAATACAGAAAGAGGACAAAGGtgaaaacagaagaagaggaagaggaagaaaaagctaTGCAATTAACGACatttcaacaaaaatacTCTAACGGTGCAGATATAGTATTTGAATATGTTGAAAATGCTAATGTACGTTTCTTATTACCAAAGTACTCCATTCTAGAACAACtggaagatgaagaaagcTACCTTTTATCCTTTATTGTTATCCACAATCGTAGGGAGGTTTCGTTGTTTAAGACTCGTAAActaaaagaattgaataaaaaaaaaagcggAGAGGATATTATAAAGCCAGAAGATTACAATCCTTTTGATGATGCTAGATGTCCGGATCCTCTATTCTCTCCAATCACTCTTAAGTTAACAGGAATCCCAAAgaaattttcaaatattatattgaaTAGTTTCCATCCACAAGAGAAAGTTCAGCAGTATATGAAAAGTATTCTTGACCGTGGAAGCAGATTAAGTGGTTATAATTTATGGTACCAACTAGACGCatatgatgataaagatCTAGCGGAAAGCTTACGTGTGAACTTGAGAGACTATGaacaaaacttcaaaagtaaaagacaaaagaagcaaattCTATAA
- the FUN14 gene encoding Fun14p: protein MFRTAVRNLASPLRRGVYVGCSGSLLIGGGALMHAIQPSQYILNDSIVGVQQRGDLQQELGLPTRSELRTVQGGKGTKVNYRQMCYGSIMGLFFGVIVGKISSLLVFITGVGLLGMQFLQNRGVISSDSTRALSKYAITVGKEKIDLNTLLWDRPSFKVSFLLTFVLAAFNV from the coding sequence ATGTTTAGAACAGCAGTCAGAAACCTAGCCAGTCCATTGAGAAGAGGTGTGTATGTTGGATGTAGTGGCAGTTTGTTAATTGGAGGTGGTGCATTGATGCACGCAATTCAGCCAAGCCAATACATCTTGAATGATTCTATAGTTGGAGTGCAGCAGAGGGGTGATTTGCAACAGGAGCTTGGTCTACCTACGCGCAGCGAATTGAGGACGGTGCAAGGTGGGAAAGGTACGAAGGTTAATTACAGACAGATGTGCTACGGGTCGATCATGGGGCTATTTTTCGGTGTGATAGTCGGGAAGATTTCCAGTTTGCTAGTATTCATCACTGGAGTTGGGCTTCTTGGCATGCAGTTTTTGCAGAACCGCGGGGTGATCAGCAGCGACAGCACTCGTGCGCTTTCGAAGTATGCGATTACTGTGGGGAAAGAGAAGATCGATTTGAACACGCTACTTTGGGATCGCCCCAGTTTCAAGGTGTCGTTTTTGCTGACGTTTGTGCTAGCGGCATTCAACGTATGA
- the SMC5 gene encoding DNA repair ATPase SMC5, with product MTSIINFADYVDSESFTSQKEGSNSNRPSNSYNSSSKKLRIQRSNIDEFKPGAIVKLKVTNFVTYALTEFHLSPSLNMIIGPNGSGKSTFVCAICLGLAGKPEYIGRSKKVEEYIKNGTDQGTIEITLKNSELLSPSSFPMINESDDVVHIKRVMVRGRKKSEYFVNNVSVDETVVRSLVQSLNIQLDNLCQFLSQERVEEFAKLKPDTLLNETIRSVEAGLLEKLNQLKSLQFEGDDLKKELESNEANLGKLISQRDTLEGQVHALELYEEKTRQLELHEKLLNYAYVKEHKERNKDLKAKCTTLTKEIKKMEKEKKPYVDLGSKLREDEDRCKITLEELDRERYSTKASFNRTREKLNAIAKKLQDGNQRVSYLKTRNKNLKEEIKDCQEKIKTLEASKADIQLPDPSLIESVDRKIEELREGRAILNDTLTDVDNKITTIKYSIESAKKEYALTQRLLSGNDKLHLLDEFGQNNNTIFLEMKDAIQYVRSLPDARGKIFEPPILSIAAKSQTYAAYLASCVDFHTSMSLTMLDKETYDQFSEDIVSKFKVNIREVSNQTTEPPMSREELRKYGFEGYLVDFIDGEENVIRMLCQQQKIHMIPVTRQDLSASHLERLKRPDNNGNIPFPRFIAGKYIHTIKKSEYGSRQSFSSSTAIDMKNRFYLGSAMSATESSRLRSTIDNLTNRIKDLEKELRKFKDKRASKENELADLNHTMNNFNTQKSELTKGAKKLNQIDVKIGQFKEKMQGNTEKLRVDTTETMKMLEESLKKMYEEERALILDLPRYTARLQQLDVEMLTKSMEKLDITIKLNSLSHVCLKLEEALQLKREERADAIEEYKNGKDTSDYKKWTDTIKRFSESEKNILNEIATNYHEQSQFNSEYIESIIDRLTSELSLINNDASVIEILNKTVESIKSLEKTIPIQRTKIGANAQLIEDIRRELEPSLDTIIQQISKKFASLFVYVGSAGEVKLVKPEKFSDWRIEIRVKFRDNSELQQLNPHIQSGGERAVSTVLYMIALQQFTSAPFRVVDEINQGMDQSNERIVHKIMVENACAANTSQYFLITPKLLTNLYYHERMRIHCVFAGSWIPDPIANPERVHFGETSSYIL from the coding sequence ATGACTTCAATAATAAATTTCGCTGACTACGTGGATTCGGAAAGTTTTACAAGTCAAAAGGAAGGATCAAATTCTAATAGACCATCCAATAGCTACAActcatcatcaaagaaacttagaattcaaagaagtaatATCGATGAGTTCAAACCTGGTGCTATTGTTAAGCTGAAGGTTACGAACTTTGTTACATATGCTTTGACCGAATTTCATCTCTCTCCCTCTTTAAATATGATTATAGGACCAAACGGTTCAGGAAAATCGACGTTTGTTTGTGCAATATGTTTAGGGTTAGCCGGAAAGCCTGAGTACATTGGGCGATCAAAGAAAGTTGAAGAGTATATCAAAAACGGAACTGATCAAGGGACTATTGAGATCACCCTCAAAAACTCAGAGCTTTTATCTCCTAGTAGCTTCCCCATGATCAATGAAAGTGATGATGTTGTTCACATTAAGCGAGTAATGGTTAGGGGTAGGAAAAAATCCGAGTATTTTGTGAATAATGTATCAGTTGATGAAACTGTTGTGAGAAGCTTGGTACAATCACTAAATATCCAGCTGGATAACCTTTGTCAGTTTCTTTCGCAAGAACGTGTAGAGGAGTTTGCAAAGTTAAAACCAGATACATTACTCAATGAAACAATCAGGTCAGTAGAAGCAGGACTTCTCGAAAAGTTGAACCAGTTAAAAAGTTTGCAATTTGAGGGAGatgatttgaaaaaagaattagaatCTAATGAAGCGAATCTCGGGAAATTGATAAGTCAAAGAGATACTCTGGAAGGTCAAGTTCATGCACTAGAGCTCTACGAGGAAAAGACTCGCCAATTGGAGCTACATGAAAAATTGCTGAATTATGCCTATGTAAAAGAGCATaaggaaagaaataaagacCTAAAAGCCAAATGTACAACCTTGACTAaagagataaaaaaaatggagaaggaaaagaaaccGTATGTTGATCTAGGATCAAAATTGCGAGAAGATGAGGATAGATGTAAGATAACCCTAGAAGAACTCGACAGAGAACGATATTCTACGAAGGCATCTTTTAATCGTACAAGAGAAAAACTGAATGCAATCGCCAAGAAACTTCAAGATGGCAACCAAAGGGTAAGTTACCTTAAAAccagaaataaaaatttgaaagagGAAATTAAGGATTGTCaagaaaaaatcaaaacccTAGAAGCATCCAAAGCTGATATTCAACTACCAGATCCTTCCTTGATAGAATCTGTAGATAGAAAGATAGAAGAACTTAGAGAGGGGAGAGCAATACTTAATGATACCTTGACCGACGTTGATAATAAAATAACcacaataaaatatagCATTGAATCGGCCAAGAAAGAGTATGCATTAACACAGAGATTACTTTCAGGTAATGATAAACTTCATTTGTTAGATGAATTTGGACAGAATAACAATACTATCtttttggaaatgaaaGATGCGATTCAATATGTTCGGTCATTGCCAGACGCTAGAGGTAAGATATTTGAACCACCAATACTCTCGATAGCAGCAAAGAGTCAAACCTATGCAGCATATTTGGCCTCTTGTGTGGACTTTCATACTAGTATGTCTCTAACAATGTTAGATAAGGAAACATATGATCAATTCAGTGAAGATATTGTCTCTAAATTTAAGGTGAATATAAGAGAGGTGTCGAATCAGACTACTGAACCTCCGATGTCTAGAGAAGAACTGAGAAAGTATGGATTTGAAGGTTATTTGGTGGACTTTATCGACGGTGAAGAGAATGTTATTAGGATGCTCTGCCAACAGCAAAAAATACACATGATTCCTGTTACAAGACAGGATTTGAGTGCTTCTCATTTAGAGCGATTGAAAAGACCAGATAATAACGGAAATATTCCTTTTCCGAGGTTCATAGCAGGAAAATATATTCATACAATCAAAAAATCAGAATATGGTTCAAGACAATCATTTTCGTCATCCACGGCTATCGATATGAAAAATAGGTTTTATCTTGGGTCAGCTATGAGTGCTACAGAATCAAGTAGACTTAGATCGACGATTGATAATCTAACGAATAGGATAAAGGATCTTGAAAAGGAACTTCGCAAATTTAAAGATAAGAGGGCTAGTAAAGAAAACGAACTCGCCGATTTGAATCATACTATGAATAACTTCAATACTCAAAAGAGTGAGCTTACAAAAGGAGCCAAAAAACTTAACCAAATCGATGTTAAAATAGGTCAGTTCAAGGAAAAAATGCAAGGTAATACTGAGAAATTACGTGTCGATACTACAGAAACGATGAAAATGTTAGAAGAAtcgttgaagaaaatgtaTGAAGAAGAGCGTGCCCTGATTTTGGATTTGCCTCGTTACACGGCAAGATTACAGCAATTAGATGTTGAAATGCTAACCAAATCAATGGAAAAGTTGGACATTACTATAAAATTAAACTCATTATCACACGTCTGTCTTAAGCTAGAGGAGGCATTACAACTTAAGAGAGAGGAGCGCGCAGATGCTatagaagaatataaaaATGGCAAAGACACATCTGATTATAAGAAATGGACAGATACTATCAAACGTTTCTCAGAATCAGAGAAGAACATTCTCAATGAAATTGCTACCAATTACCATGAGCAGAGCCAATTCAACTCTGAATATATTGAAAGCATTATAGATAGACTAACCAGTGAATTGTCCCTAATTAATAATGATGCGTCTGTTATCGAAATCTTAAATAAGACTGTTGAAAGTATCAAATCTCTCGAAAAGACCATTCCTattcaaagaacaaaaataggCGCTAATGCGCAACTGATTGAAGATATTAGGAGAGAGTTAGAGCCAAGTCTTGATACAATTATACAACAAATTTCTAAGAAGTTTGCTTCACTATTCGTGTATGTGGGAAGTGCAGGTGAAGTTAAACTCGTTAAACCAGAAAAATTCAGCGATTGGCGCATCGAAATCAGAGTAAAATTTAGGGATAACAGCGAATTGCAACAGCTTAACCCCCATATCCAATCTGGTGGTGAAAGAGCTGTCTCTACAGTTCTCTATATGATCGCTTTGCAGCAGTTTACATCTGCACCTTTCAGAGTTGTAGACGAAATTAACCAAGGTATGGATCAATCTAATGAAAGAATCGTTCACAAAATCATGGTTGAGAACGCATGTGCTGCAAATACCTCGCAATACTTTTTAATAACGCCAAAACTCCTAACGAATCTATACTATCATGAGAGAATGAGGATACATTGCGTTTTTGCAGGTTCTTGGATTCCAGACCCTATAGCTAATCCTGAAAGAGTTCATTTTGGTGAAACCTCATCGTACATCTTATGA
- the RTS1 gene encoding protein phosphatase 2A regulatory subunit RTS1 — MMRGFKQKLIKKTTGSTSSSSSQKRKEKEREKEKEKEKKSPSNSGTSSARSSLDKSGHRSSGNSGSGSGSSRRAESKTGGGSGSGSGSGSGGSTTASGGKSGSNGQGETGSSRSAAIPVSKGSPENPSKPTLIGAASQVTPPPTSPKAQPATVNVTSSAAGGTALMMKDAQHSPSSIEIPRSSHSFERLPTPTKLNADSDLEMIKTPQRHSSSRFEPSRYTQIVKLPRFEEVLPEEQIPLFITKVDQCNTMFDFNDPSFDIQGKEIKRVTLQELIEFIVTNRFTYTEEMYEHVVNMFKINLFRPIPPQVNPVGDVYDPDEDEPVNELAWPHMQYVYEFFLRFVESPDFNHQIAKQYIDQNFILRLLELFDSEDIRERDCLKTTLHRIYGKFLSLRSFIRRSINNIFLQFTYETERFNGIAELLEILGSIINGFALPLKEEHKVFLVRVLIPLHKVRCLSLYHPQLAYCIVQFLEKEPLLTEEVIMGLLRYWPKINSTKEIMFLNEIEDIFEVIEPLEFIKVEVPLFVQLAKCISSPHFQVAEKVLSYWNNEYFLNLCIENAEVILPIIFPALYKLTTQLDKNDPLSLENGDNEEDPYLMVEQAINSGSWNRAIHAMAFKALKIFLETNSVLYENCNALYLQSLKENNRRQKEREMNWKQLEDYVSKLKIAES, encoded by the coding sequence ATGATGCGTGGTTTTAAGCAAaagttgatcaagaagacGACTGGGAGCACGTCTTCCAGCTCGTCTCAGAAGcggaaggagaaggagcgggagaaggagaaggagaaggagaagaaatcGCCCAGCAATTCGGGGACTTCGTCGGCGAGGTCTTCTCTAGACAAGTCTGGCCACAGATCTAGTGGGAACAGTGGGAGCGGGAGCGGGAGCTCGAGGAGAGCGGAGTCGAAGACTGGCGGTGGTAGCGGTAGTGGTAGCGGTAGTGGTTCTGGCGGTAGTACGACTGCTAGCGGTGGAAAATCCGGGTCGAATGGTCAGGGGGAAACGGGAAGTTCGAGGAGTGCTGCTATTCCAGTATCGAAGGGCAGTCCTGAAAACCCTAGCAAGCCAACGTTGATTGGAGCAGCATCGCAGGTAACGCCTCCGCCAACAAGTCCCAAGGCCCAGCCGGCGACCGTTAATGTCACTTCTAGTGCTGCTGGTGGCACTgcattgatgatgaaggaTGCACAGCATTCGCCAAGCTCCATAGAAATACCACGGTCGTCTCACTCGTTCGAGCGATTGCCCACACCTACGAAACTTAATGCCGACAGCGATCTTGAAATGATAAAGACTCCACAACGTCATTCGTCTTCGAGATTCGAGCCCTCGCGCTACACACAGATAGTAAAACTTCCACGGTTCGAAGAAGTACTACCGGAGGAACAGATTCCTTTATTCATCACGAAGGTCGACCAGTGCAACACGATGTTCGACTTCAACGACCCCAGTTTCGATATCCAGGGCAAAGAGATCAAGAGGGTCACGTTGCAAGAATTGATCGAGTTTATCGTCACCAACAGATTCACCTACACCGAAGAAATGTACGAACACGTTGTTAACATGTTCAAAATCAACCTCTTCAGACCTATCCCTCCACAGGTGAATCCCGTGGGTGACGTGTACGATCCCGATGAGGATGAACCGGTAAATGAGCTAGCATGGCCGCATATGCAGTACGTGTACGAATTCTTCCTACGCTTTGTTGAGTCGCCAGACTTCAACCATCAAATCGCAAAGCAGTACATTGATCAAAACTTCATATTGAGGTTGCTAGAGCTATTCGACAGCGAAGATATCAGGGAAAGAGACTGTTTAAAAACCACTTTGCATAGGATATATGGGAAATTCTTGTCGCTTAGATCCTTCATCAGAAGATCGATCAACAACATTTTCCTACAGTTTACAtatgaaacagaaagatTCAACGGGATTGCAGAGCTATTGGAAATCTTGGGGTCTATCATCAACGGGTTTGCACTACCGCTAAAGGAGGAACACAAGGTTTTCTTAGTTAGAGTGCTAATTCCTTTACACAAGGTGAGATGCTTGTCGCTATATCACCCTCAGTTGGCATATTGTATTGTCCAATTCTTGGAAAAAGAACCACTGCTCACGGAAGAAGTCATCATGGGACTTTTACGCTACTGGCCTAAGATCAACTCTACCAAGGAGATTATGTTTTTGAACGAGATCGAGGACATATTTGAAGTTATTGAGCCACTCGAATTCATCAAGGTGGAAGTCCCACTTTTCGTCCAATTGGCAAAGTGCATCTCTTCGCCGCACTTCCAAGTGGCAGAAAAAGTACTCAGCTATTGGAATAACGAATACTTCTTGAACCTCTGCATCGAAAACGCAGAAGTCATACTCCCCATAATCTTCCCGGCACTTTACAAACTAACGACACAGCTAGATAAAAACGATCCATTGAGCCTGGAAAATGGCGACAACGAGGAAGATCCATACCTGATGGTGGAGCAAGCCATCAACTCGGGGTCATGGAACCGCGCCATCCACGCCATGGCATTCAAAGCGTTGAAGATATTTTTGGAAACCAACAGCGTGTTGTACGAGAACTGCAACGCTCTGTACTTACAAAGCTTGAAGGAGAACAACAGGCGTCAAAAGGAGAGGGAGATGAACTGGAAGCAGCTCGAGGACTACGTCTCCAAGCTCAAGATTGCAGAAAGTTGA
- the SPO7 gene encoding Nem1-Spo7 phosphatase regulatory subunit SPO7: protein MMSSGGVSDEDSIKDLKLSITSTPVHGASSSSESVNDSPWARRGQAGSSATPTSNRRRRSSSRASSKNLKSSEISPISMIFRNLLILEDDLRNQSREQRMLKWQFTLFLAGLAGIAAFSFYELYFTSERVTGLYRVGLQFLLIFISVTIVLFHLSGEYKRTMVIPRRFLVNANKGMRQFNMKLVKVKSTWIQKYADTVRLVVRRVAKWNMKLLIMMGASNTSIYAFWSSLSIRCLPRLGAVDVKLVLNAKAFSAEIREGWEIYRDEFWKRETVRRRKQESQNNTHLKKE from the coding sequence ATGATGAGTAGTGGTGGTGTTAGCGATGAGGATTCCATTAAGGACCTGAAATTGTCCATAACGTCTACGCCGGTGCATGGAGCCAGTTCATCGTCAGAGTCGGTCAATGATTCGCCGTGGGCGAGACGAGGACAAGCGGGCTCTAGTGCTACACCCACGAGCAACAGGAGGAGACGTTCGAGCAGTCGGGCTTCGagcaagaacttgaagagcAGTGAAATATCGCCAATTTCGATGATATTCAGGAACTTGTTGATCTTAGAAGACGATTTGAGGAACCAGTCGCGAGAGCAAAGGATGTTGAAGTGGCAGTTCACTCTATTCTTAGCAGGGCTAGCTGGTATTGCAGCATTTTCATTCTACGAGCTCTATTTTACATCGGAACGTGTCACAGGGCTCTATAGAGTAGGACTGCAGTTTTTGCTGATATTCATCAGTGTGACGATAGTGCTATTCCATCTTAGCGGGGAGTACAAGAGGACGATGGTGATTCCGAGGCGATTTCTCGTGAATGCGAACAAGGGTATGCGACAGTTCAACATGAAGTTGGTGAAGGTGAAGAGTACATGGATACAGAAGTATGCGGATACAGTACGACTAGTGGTTAGACGGGTTGCGAAGTGGAATATGAAGTTGCTAATAATGATGGGCGCATCGAACACGTCAATCTACGCGTTCTGGTCGTCTCTCTCGATACGCTGTCTGCCCCGGCTTGGCGCGGTGGACGTGAAGCTGGTGTTGAACGCCAAGGCGTTCAGCGCTGAGATCCGAGAGGGCTGGGAGATTTACAGGGACGAGTTCTGGAAACGAGAGACTGTGAGACGTCGCAAACAGGAGTCCCAGAACAATACCCACCTGAAAAAGGAGTAG